TTCTCAAGAAACTTTTGATACAGTTAAAGAATTATCAGAAGCAATCGGAAAAACTCCAGTAGAAGTTGCTGAAGCACCAGGATTTGTTGTAAACAGAATTTTAATTCCAATGATAAATGAAGCTACTTTCATTTTACAAGAAGGTGTAGCATCTGCTGAAGATATAGATGCAGCTATGAAGCTTGGAGCTAATCACCCAATGGGACCTTTAGCATTAGGGGATCTTGTTGGTTTAGACGTATGTTTAGCTATCATGGATGTTTTATATAATGAAACAGGAGATAGCAAATACAGAGCTAGTAGTTTATTAAGAAAATATGTTAGAGCTGGATGGCTTGGAAGAAAGTCAGGAAAAGGATTCTACGATTATTCTAAATAGTAATATAAAAAATCTCAAGAGAAACTATTCTTTTGAGATTTTTTTTCAAATGTAAAGGATTTTTAGACTTTTTATAGAAATATATCTAATATAGGAAAAATTCTGAAAATTCCTATACTTATACAGATATTTTGAGGAGGGTTATTAAAATTATGATGAGATTTACATTACCAAGAGACATTTATTATGGAAAAGGATCACTAGAGCAGTTAAAGACTTTAAAAGGTAAAAAAGCAGTACTAGTACTTGGTGGGGGATCAATGAAGAAATTCGGTTTCGTTGATAAAGCCTTAGAATATTTAAAAGAAGCTGGTATAGAAGTTAAATTAATTGAGGGTGTAGAACCAGACCCATCAGTTGAGACAGTATTTAAAGGTGCTGAAACAATGAGAGAGTTTGGCCCTGATTGGATTATTTCAATGGGTGGAGGATCACCAATAGATGCTGCAAAAGCTATGTGGATATTCTATGAATACCCAGACTTTACTTTTGAAAAAGCAGTGGTTCCTTTTGGATTACCAGAGCTTAGACAAAAAGCAAAATTCATTGCAATTCCATCAACAAGTGGTACAGCTACAGAAGTAACAGCATTTTCTGTAATTACAGATTATAAGACAGAAATAAAGTATCCTTTAGCTGATTTTAATATAACTCCAGATATAGCTATAGTTGACTCAGAACTAGCAGAAACAATGCCTGCTACATTAACAGCTCATACAGGTATGGATGCATTAACTCACGCTATTGAAGCTTATGTAGCAACATTACATTCACCATTTACAGATCCATTAGCATTACAAGCAATTGAAATGATTCGTGATTTCTTACTTAAATCTTATGAGGGAGATAAAGATGCTAGAGAACAAATGCATTATTCACAATGCCTAGCAGGTATGGCATTCTCTAATGCATTACTTGGAATAACTCATAGTATGGCTCATAAGACAGGAGCAGTATTCCATATACCTCATGGATGTGCAAATGCTATTTATCTACCATACGTAATTGATTTCAATAAAAAGACTGCATTAGATAGATATGCTTATATAGCTAAGAGACTTGGATTAAGTGGTACAACTGACGATGAATTAGTAGATTCATTAACAAACTTAATTAAAGAGTTCAATAAGAAGATGTCAATTCCACTTACATTAAAAGAATATGGTATTGATGAAGAAGTATTTAAAGCAAAAGTTGATATGATTTCTGAGAGAGCTATTGCAGATGCTTGTACTGGATCAAATCCAAGACAATTAAATAAAGATGAAATGAAGAAGATATTTGAATGCATATATTATGGAAATAAGGTTGATTTTTAATATCTAAGCTATAAAAGGTTTCGGGACAATGTTCTGAAGCCTTTTTAATTTGAAGTTTTAATAAATTTTCTGAATTGGAGGATTATATTGGAATTAAGTGATATAATATATTAATAAATAATCATTTTTGACAAGGTGGGGAATTAATGTTAAAAGAGATGGTCAAAAAATATAGAGAAGAGAAATATGATTTAAATTGTGCAGAAAGTATTATATATGCAGCTAATGAAGAATATGATTTGAATCTTTCGAATGAAACTTTGAAAGTTATGTCTGGATTTGGAGGAGGAATGGGAATTGGTCATATTTGTGGAGTTATAACTGCCTCAGTAGGTGTGATTGGAGTGATGTTCACTGAAATAAGCGGACATAAAAGTCCAAGAGTAAAAGAAATGACACAAGAATTTATAAATAATTTGCAAGATAAATTGGGATATATTAAATGTGATGATTTAAAAAAGGAATATACTAACGTAAAAAAATGCACACTAATGATAGAAACAGGTGCAGAAATTTTAGAAGAAATTATTCTCAAAGAAAAGCAGAATAAAATATTATAGATTTTCAAGGGAGAAAGATATAAATGGATTATAAGTCAGTAAAATTTCATGATAATTATATAGTGATAGAGGAGGTTAAAAATTTTAAATTAAAGCATATATTTGAATGTGGTCAAATTTTTAGATTTGAGGAAATTGCAGAAGGTCACTATATTGTAATTGCATTTGGAAAATTGATTGAAGTTAAAGAGGAAGGTGCAAATATAATAATATATAATGCAACAGAAGAGGAAGTTAATGAAATTTGGATTAAATATTTTGATTTAGATAGGGACTACTCAGAGATAAAGCAAGAACTTTCAAAAGATCCGTTACTTAAACAAAGTATAGAATTTGGATATGGAGTGAGAGTTTTAAATCAAGATCCTTTTGAAATGTTAATCAGCTTCATAATTTCTGCAAGAAATAATATACCTTCAATAAAAAAGACTGTGAATAAAATATCAAACAAATGGGGAAAAGAAATTATATATAAAGAAAAAACATATTACGCATTTCCAAGCATAAATGAAATTAAAGATGCTACATTGGAGGAAATACAAGAAACAGGAGCATCGTTTAGAAGTAAATACATATTAGATACGATTAAAAATGTTTATGCATCTGACAAGGTGATGGATGACTCGAATTTAGATAAAAAAAATAGTTATCTAAAATATAACTTAGATTATATTAAAAATTTGAAGGATGATGAGTGTCATGAGGCTCTTCAAGAATTCAAAGGAGTAGGAGCTAAAGTGGCTGATTGTATTATGCTATTTTCTATGGGTAAAACTTCGGCATTTCCAGTGGATGTCTGGGTTAAGCGTGCAATGATTCATTTTTATGGTGCAGAAAATTCTTCATTAAACAAAATTAGAATATTTGGAAGAAATGAGTTTGGTAAGCTTTCTGGATTTGCACAACAATATTTATTTTATTATGCAAGAGAAAACAAAATTGAGGTTTAAGATTAATATTTCCCAAGGTGTGATATTTTAGTTTATTAGTAAATAAATATAAATAGAGAATAAGTCAACTAAACTAGAGATATTCTGTTATGAATAAGGAAAATCCTTATATACAAAATTAATATTAAATCAATAAGTGAATTGATTTAATATTCTGCAGAATTTAAAGTGTGTTGACTTATTATTTTTTATATATTAATATAGGCAAAAAATTACTGTTAGAGCGGAAAAATCAGAAAATTTAAACTTATATGATACTTGTTATATTTTTAACAAGTATGTGTTATAATTATGCCGTGCTATTAAATATAAGATTAAAATTACTTTTGGGAGAGTGTATATTAATGTTTCAATTTGAAAATCGACTTTTAAAGCTAAAGCATGAAGTTCTTACTAGAGTTGTAGTGTTAGCAAAAGAAAACAAACTTTGTAAAGAGGAGTTAGAAAAAATTCCTTTTGAAATGATTGTAGGAGATGAACCTAATTATCGAGAAACTGTTGATAGAGAAAGAAATATAGTACTGGAAAGAGCAAAGCTTGCTGCAGGTTATATGCCAAATGGCAAAAATGGACAAGAACTAGTTGAGATAGATGAAGAAAAACAGATATTGTATGTTATAAAGGAAGCATGTGACAGATGCCCAACAAATAAGTTCCAAGTTACTGATTCTTGCAGAAATTGTGTTGCACACAAGTGTCAAAGTGTATGTAATTTTGGGGCAATTTCATATGTTAATGGAAAAGCATATATTGATCCAGATAAATGTAAAGAATGTGGAATGTGTAATAAGGTATGTCCTTATGATGCTATTGCAGAAGATATGAGACCTTGTAAAAAAGCATGTCCAACAGGAGCCTTAAGCTATAATGCTGACGATTTAAGAGCTGAGATTACTGAAAGTAAATGCGTAAATTGTGGTGCGTGTATGTCTGAATGTCCATTTGGTGCTATAGAAGATAAAAGTTCATTAGTTAGAGTTGTTAATAGATTAATGGAAAAAGAAAATATTTATGCTATAGTTGCACCAGCGATAACAGGTGAATTTGGCGCAAAGACAACATATGGACAAGTAAAAAATGCAATTAAAGCATTAGGGTTTACAGATATGGTAGAAGTAGCATGCGGTGCAGATGCAGTTACTGTACATGAAAGTACAGAATTTGTAGAGAGAATGGAAAAAGGGGATAGCTACATGACAAACTCATGTTGTCCAGGCTTTCTAAGTTATATTGAAAAAATGATGCCAGATCAAGCTGAAAGAATTTCAGGAACTGTTTCTCCTATGGTAGCTACGGGAAGATATATAAAAGCAAAGCATAAAGATGCTAAAGTTGTATTTATAGGACCTTGTACTGCTAAGAAAAGTGAAGTATTGATTGAATCAATAAAGGATGCTGTTGATTATGCATTAACTTTTGAAGAATTAATTGCTTTATTTGATGCATTTGAAATAGATCCTGAAAAATGTGAAGATATAGTAGTTGATCAAGCATCAATCTTTGGTAGAAATTTTGCTGTAGGTGGTGGTTTAACTGCAGCGATAGAAAACTTCATCCAAGAAAAAGGTGTGGAAATTGAATTCAAACCTGTTAAAGTTTCAGGTGGAGCAGAAATAAAGAAAACTATGACTATGGCTAAAGTAGGAAAATTACCAGGAAATTTCATTGAAGGAATGATGTGTGAAGGCGGATGTATAAATGGAGCTGCAAAAATAGCACCTGTTATGAAAGCAAAGGCACCTTTCACAAAAATAAATCAACAAACAACTATTAAAACTGTATTATCAAATAAGGCATTAGAAGAGTATCATAATATTGACTTAGAAAGATAGTTTGTTTTTGGAAAAATATATATTTCTTATTATAGCTTAAATGTAGATATAAACTCTACTCAGGAGTATTTTCTTGAGTAGAGTTTTTCATTATAAATAAAAAGTAAGAAAAATTGAGAAAGTTTAAGCAAATTAAATATATTTTGAGATAATAGGTAATATTCGCTTAAAAATCGGGTATAATATTAGAAGTAATGTTTGAATTATATGGATATAAAGGATATTATAAATATGTTAGCACTCGACAGTAACGAGTGCTAACAGAAAAAAGCAACAATAATAACATAATTATTTTAAGGAGGGTTTTTCATGAAAATTAAACCACTTGGTGAAAGAGTTGTAATCAAAAAATTAGAGGCAGAAGAAAAGACTAAAAGTGGAATAGTCTTAACTGGTACTGCAAAAGAAAGACCACAAGAAGCAGAAGTGGTTGCAGTGGGTCCTGGAGCTGTCGTAGACGGAAATAGAGTACCTATGGAAGTAAAAGTTGGAGATAAGGTTTTATACTCTAAATATGCAGGATCAGAAGTTAAAGTTGATGGTGAAGAATATACTATTTTAAAACAAGATGACATATTAGCAATAGTAGAATAATTGAGAGTGCATTGCTAAATAATTTTAATTTAAGAAGATAGAAAGATATAAATAACATACAAAAAAGGAGAGTGTTATATAAATGGCTAAGATGTTAAAATTCGGTGAAGAAGCAAGAAGATCTATGCAAATAGGTGTAGATAAATTAGCAGATACAGTTAAGGTTACTTTAGGACCTAAAGGTAGAAATGTTGTATTAGATAAGAAATTTGGAGCACCATTAATTACAAATGATGGTGTGTCAATTGCAAGAGAAATAGAACTAGAAGATCCATATGAAAATATGGGAGCTCAATTAGTTAAAGAAGTTGCGACAAAGACTAATGATGTAGCAGGAGATGGAACTACAACTGCAACTTTGTTAGCACAAGCAATAATCAGAGAAGGATTAAAAAATGTAACAGCTGGAGCTAATCCTATTTTAATCAGAACTGGTATTAAAATGGCTGTAGAAAAAGCTGTTGAAGAAATTAAAAAGATTTCTAAGCAAGTAGATGGAAAAGAAGATATCGCTAGAGTTGCTGCAATTTCAGCTGCTGATGAAGAAGTTGGTAAGTTAATTGCAGATGCTATGGAAAAAGTAGGAAATGAAGGCGTTATTACAATAGAAGAATCTAAATCAATGGGAACTGAATTAGATGTAGTTGAGGGAATGCAATTTGATAGAGGATATGTATCACCTTATATGGCTACAGATACTGAAAAAATGGAAGCAGTTTTAGAAAATCCATATATATTAATAACTGATAAGAAGATTTCAAATATTCAAGAAATCTTACCAGTGCTTGAACAAATCGTTCAATCAGGTAAAAAATTATTAATTATTGCTGAAGACATTGAAGGAGAAGCAATGGCTACATTAGTAGTTAATAAATTAAGAGGAACATTCACTTGTGTAGCTGTTAAAGCACCAGGCTTTGGAGATAGAAGAAAAGAAATGTTACAAGATATTGCAACATTAACTGGTGGAACTGTTATAGCTGAAGAGTTAGGAAGAGAATTAAAAGATGTTACTATTGATATGTTAGGTACAGCTGATAGTGTTAAGGTTAATAAAGAAAACACTGTTATAGTTAATGGTAAGGGTGATTCTAATGGAATAAAAGAAAGAATTAACCAAATCAAAGTTCAAATTGAAGAAACAACTTCAGAATTTGATAAAGAAAAATTACAAGAAAGATTAGCTAAGTTAGCAGGTGGAGTTGCAGTAATTAAAGTTGGTGCAGCAACTGAAACAGAACTTAAGGAAAAGAAACTTAGAATTGAAGATGCTTTAAATGCAACAAAAGCAGCAGTTGAAGAAGGAATAGTAGCTGGTGGTGGAACAGCTTATGTTAATGTAATTAATGAAGTAGCAAAATTAACTTCAGATGTTGCAGATACTCAAGTTGGAATAAGCATAATTGTAAAAGCATTAGAAGAACCAGTAAGACAAATAGCAGCTAATGCAGGAGTTGAAGGTTCAGTAATAATTGAAAAAGTTAAAAATAGCGAACCAGGTATAGGATATGATGCATTACATGATCAATATATCAATATGATTAAAGGTGGAATAGTAGACCCGACTAAGGTTACTAGATCTGCTCTTCAAAATGCAGCATCTGTAGCTTCAACATTCCTAACAACAGAAGCAGCAGTAGCTGATATCCCATCTAAAGAACCAGCAATGCCAGGTGCTCCAGGAATGGGAATGGACGGAATGTACTAAAATTAAAAATGACATATGTTAATGAAGTAATTAGAGGAGTAATTTTACTCCTCTTTTTGATGTGAGAAATATAATGGTTTTATTTATTATAATTGTATAAATTAATGAAGAAGTAGACATAATTTAAACTAAAACTGAGAAAAGGAGTTTTGGTTTAAGATGATAAAGCACGGTAGCAAGATTGAAATAAAACATGTATATTATAATGATAGAAAAAGAAAAGAAGGATTTACTTTAATAGAGATGATAGCTGTAATTGCTATGATAGGAATTTTGGCTGCAGCACTTTTACCCAAAATAGGTGGTTATATAAAACAGGCTAAAAAAACAAAAATACTAGATCAATGCAGAAAAGTTGTTATGGCAGTTGATTCCTATAATCTTACAAGTAATACACCTGTAGAACAAACTGCTACCATTGATGACGTTGAAAAGGTAGCTGGAGTTGAAACATATTTAGATGGAGTTTCGTTAAGTAATTTAGATACTGAAAAGACAAATATCAAGAAATGTTATGATATTGTGGCGGGAGAAGAATTTGATATAGATAATGAAGAAAAGTTAATAAATTAAGATATTATGCAATAAAAACGATTATATATAAATTATAATTTAGAAAAAATGCAATTTTAATTTCAAATTTGTTGACTTTAGAGTACACATACATTATAATAATTTTAATTCAAAAACATAAAATATTTAAAAGCTTATATATACCTTGAATATGGCAAGGAGTATCTACCGGAAACCGCAAATTTCTGACTATAAGTGATATTGGTATAGGATAAGACTAAGGTTTTATTGGCATATTAACATCACTTTTGAGGTTAATGTGCTTTTTTTATATATAAAAATAATATAAAAATGCAAGAAAAAAATCATTAATAATTTAAAATGAAATAAATAAATCAAAAACTGGGGAGGATTCATAATGGCAAAAATAATTAAGACAGCATATACTTTTGATGATGTATTATTAGTACCTAACAAATCTGAAATATTACCAAGGGAAGTAAGTACAAAGACAAAGTTAACTAAGACAATAGAGTTAAATATTCCTTTAATGAGTGCAGGAATGGACACAGTAACTGAATCAAAAATGGCGATTGCTATGGCAAGAGAAGGCGGAATCGGAATTATACATAAAAATATGACTATCGAACAACAAGCCAAAGAAGTAGATAGAGTTAAGAGACAAGAAAATGGTGTTATTACAGATCCTATATATTTATCACAAGATCACCTTATTCAAGATGCAGAAAATTTAATGGCTCAATATAGAATATCAGGAGTTCCTATAACTACTGAAGAAGGAAAATTAATCGGAATAATAACTAATAGAGATATAATTTTTGAAACAGATTTTCAAAGAAAAATTTCAGAAGTAATGACTAAAGAAAATTTAATAACTGCATCTGAAAGTACTACTGTAGAAGAAGCTAAAGAAATATTAAAAAAACATAAAGTTGAAAAATTACCTTTGGTTGATGAGAACGGAATCTTAAAGGGATTAATCACAATGAAAGATATCGAAAAGGTGAGGAAATTCCCAAATGCAGCTAAGGATAGTAAAGGTAGATTATTATGTGGGGCAGCAGTAGGGGTTACTGGAAACATGATGGAAAGAATTGATGCTTTGGTTAAAGCGCAAGTTGATGTTGTTACACTTGACACAGCTCACGGACATTCAAAGGGTGTTTTAGATGCAGTAACACAAATTAAGAAGGCTTACCCAGAACTTCAAGTAATAGCAGGAAATATTGCAACGGCTGAAGCTACAGAAGATTTAATAAAAGCTGGAGCTGATTGTGTTAAAGTTGGTATTGGACCAGGATCAATTTGTACTACAAGAGTTGTAGCAGGAGTTGGAGTTCCTCAATTAACAGCAGTTATGGATTGTGCGGAAGTTGGTAGAAAGTACGGAATTCCTGTAATTGCAGATGGTGGACTTAAATATTCAGGAGATATAGTTAAGGCATTAGCTGCTGGAGCTTCTGTAGCAATGATGGGGTCATTATTTGCAGGTTGTGATGAAGCACCAGGAGAAATGGAAATATATCAAGGAAGAAGTTACAAGGTTTATAGAGGAATGGGTTCTCTAGCGGCTATGGAATGCGGATCAAAGGATAGATATTTCCAAGAAGGAAATAAAAAGCTAGTTCCAGAAGGCGTTGAAGGAAGAGTAGCATATAAAGGTCTTGTTTCAGATACTATATTCCAATTATTGGGCGGAATTAAATCAGGATTAGGATATTTAGGATCGAAAAACTTTGATATTTTATATGAAACAGCTAATTTTGTAGTTCAAACAGCTTCAGGTCAAAGAGAAAGTCATCCACATGACATTAATATTACTAAAGAAGCACCAAATTATAGTGTAGGACAATAATAAAATGCACAGTTTACAATGAAGAATAAACCACTCATGTGAACTGTGCATTACTTAATTTTGTTAAGTATAAACCATTTATTATTATGTATATAAAATTCAATATAAAGATTGCTATAATTTATTGATAAAAACTATTAGATAGTTAATAATAGAAGGTATAAGATTAGTTTAGGAGGATAACATGGATAGAGAGTTAGTTTTAGTCGTTGATTTCGGCGGCCAATATAATCAATTAATAGCGAGAAGAGTAAGGGAATGCGGAGTATATTGTGAAGTTCATCCTTATAATTTAAGTATTAATGAGATAAAAGAAATGAATCCAAAGGGAATTATCTTTACAGGTGGGCCTAATAGCGTATATGGTGAAGATTCTCCTTTATGCGATAAAGCTATTTTTGAAATAGGAGTACCTATCCTTGGCATATGTTATGGATCTCAACTTATGTCTCATATGCTTGGAGGAAAAGTTGCAACAGCACCTGTAAGCGAGTATGGGAAAACAAAAGTTAATGTAAATGTAGAATCTAAGCTTTTTAATGGTGTATCACTTGAAACGATTTGCTGGATGAGTCATACTGATTACATAGAGAAGGAACCAGAAGGATTTAAAGTAACAGCACAAACTCCAGTGTGCCCAGTTGCGGCTATGGAATGTGAAGCTAAAAATTTATATGCAGTTCAATTCCATCCAGAAGTTATGCATACACAAGAAGGTACAAAGATGCTTTCAAACTTTGTATTTAATGTTTGTGGGTGCAGTGGAGATTGGAAAATGGATTCTTTTATTGAAAAGACAATTGAAGAAGTACGTGAAAAAGTCGGTAATGGGAAAGTACTATGTGCATTGTCTGGTGGAGTTGATTCATCTGTAGCTGCAGTATTACTTTCAAGAGCTGTTGGAAAGCAGTTGACATGTGTATTTGTCGATCATGGATTACTTCGTAAAAATGAAGGTGATGAAGTTGAAGCAGTATTTGGACCTAATGGTCAATATGATTTAAATTTCATACGTGTAAATGCACAAGAAAGATTTTATGAAAAGTTAGCTGGAGTAGAAGAGCCAGAGCAAAAGAGAAAAATCATTGGAGAAGAGTTTATAAGAGTATTTGAAGAGGAAGCTAAAAAAATAGGAGTAGTTGATTTTCTTGTACAAGGAACTATTTATCCAGATGTAATTGAAAGTGGACTTGGAAAGTCAGCAGTTATAAAATCACATCATAATGTTGGAGGACTTCCTGATTATGTTGATTTTAAAGAGATAATAGAACCACTTAGATTATTATTTAAAGATGAAGTACGTAAGGCAGGACTTGAACTTGGCATACCTGAAAAATTAGTATTCAGACAACCTTTCCCAGGACCTGGACTTGGAATACGTATCATTGGAGAAGTAACAGCTGAAAAAGTCAAAATAGTTCAAGAA
The window above is part of the Clostridium saccharoperbutylacetonicum N1-4(HMT) genome. Proteins encoded here:
- a CDS encoding NADPH-dependent butanol dehydrogenase, whose protein sequence is MMRFTLPRDIYYGKGSLEQLKTLKGKKAVLVLGGGSMKKFGFVDKALEYLKEAGIEVKLIEGVEPDPSVETVFKGAETMREFGPDWIISMGGGSPIDAAKAMWIFYEYPDFTFEKAVVPFGLPELRQKAKFIAIPSTSGTATEVTAFSVITDYKTEIKYPLADFNITPDIAIVDSELAETMPATLTAHTGMDALTHAIEAYVATLHSPFTDPLALQAIEMIRDFLLKSYEGDKDAREQMHYSQCLAGMAFSNALLGITHSMAHKTGAVFHIPHGCANAIYLPYVIDFNKKTALDRYAYIAKRLGLSGTTDDELVDSLTNLIKEFNKKMSIPLTLKEYGIDEEVFKAKVDMISERAIADACTGSNPRQLNKDEMKKIFECIYYGNKVDF
- a CDS encoding C-GCAxxG-C-C family (seleno)protein is translated as MLKEMVKKYREEKYDLNCAESIIYAANEEYDLNLSNETLKVMSGFGGGMGIGHICGVITASVGVIGVMFTEISGHKSPRVKEMTQEFINNLQDKLGYIKCDDLKKEYTNVKKCTLMIETGAEILEEIILKEKQNKIL
- a CDS encoding DNA-3-methyladenine glycosylase family protein — encoded protein: MDYKSVKFHDNYIVIEEVKNFKLKHIFECGQIFRFEEIAEGHYIVIAFGKLIEVKEEGANIIIYNATEEEVNEIWIKYFDLDRDYSEIKQELSKDPLLKQSIEFGYGVRVLNQDPFEMLISFIISARNNIPSIKKTVNKISNKWGKEIIYKEKTYYAFPSINEIKDATLEEIQETGASFRSKYILDTIKNVYASDKVMDDSNLDKKNSYLKYNLDYIKNLKDDECHEALQEFKGVGAKVADCIMLFSMGKTSAFPVDVWVKRAMIHFYGAENSSLNKIRIFGRNEFGKLSGFAQQYLFYYARENKIEV
- a CDS encoding 4Fe-4S dicluster domain-containing protein produces the protein MFQFENRLLKLKHEVLTRVVVLAKENKLCKEELEKIPFEMIVGDEPNYRETVDRERNIVLERAKLAAGYMPNGKNGQELVEIDEEKQILYVIKEACDRCPTNKFQVTDSCRNCVAHKCQSVCNFGAISYVNGKAYIDPDKCKECGMCNKVCPYDAIAEDMRPCKKACPTGALSYNADDLRAEITESKCVNCGACMSECPFGAIEDKSSLVRVVNRLMEKENIYAIVAPAITGEFGAKTTYGQVKNAIKALGFTDMVEVACGADAVTVHESTEFVERMEKGDSYMTNSCCPGFLSYIEKMMPDQAERISGTVSPMVATGRYIKAKHKDAKVVFIGPCTAKKSEVLIESIKDAVDYALTFEELIALFDAFEIDPEKCEDIVVDQASIFGRNFAVGGGLTAAIENFIQEKGVEIEFKPVKVSGGAEIKKTMTMAKVGKLPGNFIEGMMCEGGCINGAAKIAPVMKAKAPFTKINQQTTIKTVLSNKALEEYHNIDLER
- the groES gene encoding co-chaperone GroES, coding for MKIKPLGERVVIKKLEAEEKTKSGIVLTGTAKERPQEAEVVAVGPGAVVDGNRVPMEVKVGDKVLYSKYAGSEVKVDGEEYTILKQDDILAIVE
- the groL gene encoding chaperonin GroEL (60 kDa chaperone family; promotes refolding of misfolded polypeptides especially under stressful conditions; forms two stacked rings of heptamers to form a barrel-shaped 14mer; ends can be capped by GroES; misfolded proteins enter the barrel where they are refolded when GroES binds) is translated as MAKMLKFGEEARRSMQIGVDKLADTVKVTLGPKGRNVVLDKKFGAPLITNDGVSIAREIELEDPYENMGAQLVKEVATKTNDVAGDGTTTATLLAQAIIREGLKNVTAGANPILIRTGIKMAVEKAVEEIKKISKQVDGKEDIARVAAISAADEEVGKLIADAMEKVGNEGVITIEESKSMGTELDVVEGMQFDRGYVSPYMATDTEKMEAVLENPYILITDKKISNIQEILPVLEQIVQSGKKLLIIAEDIEGEAMATLVVNKLRGTFTCVAVKAPGFGDRRKEMLQDIATLTGGTVIAEELGRELKDVTIDMLGTADSVKVNKENTVIVNGKGDSNGIKERINQIKVQIEETTSEFDKEKLQERLAKLAGGVAVIKVGAATETELKEKKLRIEDALNATKAAVEEGIVAGGGTAYVNVINEVAKLTSDVADTQVGISIIVKALEEPVRQIAANAGVEGSVIIEKVKNSEPGIGYDALHDQYINMIKGGIVDPTKVTRSALQNAASVASTFLTTEAAVADIPSKEPAMPGAPGMGMDGMY
- a CDS encoding type II secretion system protein, yielding MIKHGSKIEIKHVYYNDRKRKEGFTLIEMIAVIAMIGILAAALLPKIGGYIKQAKKTKILDQCRKVVMAVDSYNLTSNTPVEQTATIDDVEKVAGVETYLDGVSLSNLDTEKTNIKKCYDIVAGEEFDIDNEEKLIN
- the guaB gene encoding IMP dehydrogenase, translated to MAKIIKTAYTFDDVLLVPNKSEILPREVSTKTKLTKTIELNIPLMSAGMDTVTESKMAIAMAREGGIGIIHKNMTIEQQAKEVDRVKRQENGVITDPIYLSQDHLIQDAENLMAQYRISGVPITTEEGKLIGIITNRDIIFETDFQRKISEVMTKENLITASESTTVEEAKEILKKHKVEKLPLVDENGILKGLITMKDIEKVRKFPNAAKDSKGRLLCGAAVGVTGNMMERIDALVKAQVDVVTLDTAHGHSKGVLDAVTQIKKAYPELQVIAGNIATAEATEDLIKAGADCVKVGIGPGSICTTRVVAGVGVPQLTAVMDCAEVGRKYGIPVIADGGLKYSGDIVKALAAGASVAMMGSLFAGCDEAPGEMEIYQGRSYKVYRGMGSLAAMECGSKDRYFQEGNKKLVPEGVEGRVAYKGLVSDTIFQLLGGIKSGLGYLGSKNFDILYETANFVVQTASGQRESHPHDINITKEAPNYSVGQ
- the guaA gene encoding glutamine-hydrolyzing GMP synthase, with protein sequence MDRELVLVVDFGGQYNQLIARRVRECGVYCEVHPYNLSINEIKEMNPKGIIFTGGPNSVYGEDSPLCDKAIFEIGVPILGICYGSQLMSHMLGGKVATAPVSEYGKTKVNVNVESKLFNGVSLETICWMSHTDYIEKEPEGFKVTAQTPVCPVAAMECEAKNLYAVQFHPEVMHTQEGTKMLSNFVFNVCGCSGDWKMDSFIEKTIEEVREKVGNGKVLCALSGGVDSSVAAVLLSRAVGKQLTCVFVDHGLLRKNEGDEVEAVFGPNGQYDLNFIRVNAQERFYEKLAGVEEPEQKRKIIGEEFIRVFEEEAKKIGVVDFLVQGTIYPDVIESGLGKSAVIKSHHNVGGLPDYVDFKEIIEPLRLLFKDEVRKAGLELGIPEKLVFRQPFPGPGLGIRIIGEVTAEKVKIVQEADAIYREEIAKAGIDKEIGQYFAALTNMRSVGVMGDERTYDYAIALRAVTTSDFMTAESADLPWEVLGKVTTRIVNEVKGVNRVMYDCTGKPPATIEFE